The following is a genomic window from Opitutus sp. GAS368.
GCACGAAGCCGCCATGGCTTTTGACGATGGTGTGCACCGTCGCGAGGCCGAGCCCGGTGCCCTGCCCCAGTTCCTTGGTGGTGAAGAACGGCTCGAAGATCCGGTCACGCACCCCGGGCGGGATGCCCTGGCCGGTATCGGTCACGCTGAGTCGCACATAGGGGCCGGGCTTGGCCTCCCGGTTGGTGGCGGCAAATCCGGCGTCGAGGGCCACGTTGACCGCCGCCAAGGTGAGGGTGCCGCCGTTGGGCATGGCGTCACGGGCGTTGACGGTGAGGTTGAGCAGGACTTGGTGCAACTGGCTGGAATCACCGATGACGGGCCAGAGGTTGCCCGGCACCTCGCTTTCGATCCGGATGTTGCGGGGAAAGGTCTGGCTGATGACGCTTCGGAGTTCGCCGGCCAGGTGGTGCAGGTGGAGGGCAATCCGCTCGCCCTTGACGCCCCGGGCGAAGGTGAGCACCTGGCGGACCAGGTCGGCCCCGCGCTGGCTGCTCGCCTGGATGGTCTCGAGGATCCTGCGCCGCCGCGGGTCGTTGGCGGGATCGAGCTTGAGCAGCTCGATCGACATCATGATCGGGGCGAGGACGTTGTTCAGGTCGTGAGCGATGCCGCCGGCCAGCGTCCCGATGCTCTCGATGCGCTGGGTGCGCAGGTGTTGCGCCTCCATGTTTTTCTGTTCGGTCAGGTCGCGCATGCCGCCCACCATGCGGGTGGCGTGACCGGCCGGATCGCGGAGGATGTAGCCGCGGTCCTGCACAAAGGCATAGCTGCCGTCCTTGCGCTGGAAACGATATTCCCCGCTCCAGGCATCCGTGCGCGCGTCGATGGCGTGATGGACACTGTCCATCACCCGGTTGCGCTCATCGGGGTGGATGCGATTGGTCCAGGACTCGATTCCGGGTTCGATGTCACCGGGGGCAAAACCAAAGGTGGTCTGAAAATCGTCGCTCCACCAGAGGGTGTTGGAGGGAAAGTCCCAGTCCCTGACGACATCGCTCACGGCGCGCGCCACGAGTTTGAAGCGCTGCTCGCTCTCCCGCAGCGCCAGCACAGCGGCCTTGTTTGCGGTGATGTCGCGGAACGCCCAGATCCGCCCGTAGTTTTTCCCCTCCTTGCTCAGGATGGGCGAAGAATGGAGGTCGAACACCGAGCCGTCGGCCATCTCAATTTCCTCCACGCTGGATTCCTCCGGGTGGGCATAGAGATGCCGCGCCCGCGCGAGGAACGGTTCGGGGTGCCGGACCATGCCGGCGACGAACAGCCGCGTTTTTTCATCGTCATCCCCGTCGGCGATTTCCCGGGGGATCTTCAGCAATTCGCTGAAACGTCGGTTCTGCAGGATTTTCCTCCCTTGGAGATCGACGATCCGAAGGCCGTCAATCGACGAGTCGAGCAGGGCCTCGAACAGCGCGGTTTTCTGCCGCAAAGCCTCCTCGGCTTTCCGGCGCTCACCGCGCAACCGGTTTTCGGTCAGGGCATGGGTGACGGCCGAGCCCAGGCGGGACAGCCGGTCTTTCAGGAGATAGTCGGTTGCCCCGCGCCGCATGGCTTCCACGGCGGTGTCCTCTCCGATGGTGCCGGACACGAGGATGAAGGGCACCTCCAGTCCGCGCTGCTGCAGCAATTCCAGCGCGCGGAACCCGGTGAACTGCGGCATGTGAAAATCCGACAGCACAAGGTCGAGCCCATCATGGAGCTGCGCCAGATACGCCGCCTCCGTGTCCACTTGGTGCCATTCCGGCTCGAAGCCGGCCCGGCGCAGCTCCCGCAGCGTCAGTTCGACGTCGCGCGGATTATCCTCGGCGAGCAGGACTTTGAGTGGCCGCGGCATGGAAAACTCATTCGCCGGCCTTCGGCGGCTGGTTGTGAAGCAGCCAGTAGAGCCCGAGATGACGCACGGCCTCGGTGAACTGCTCGAAATTCACGGGCTTCACGATGTAGCTGTTCACACCGAGCTGGTAGCTTTCCACCACGTCGCTCTGCTCCTTTGACGAGGTGAGCACGACGATCGGGATCATCTTCGTGCGCGCATCGCCCTTGATGCGCTTCAGCACCTCGAGCCCGTCCACCTTGGGCAGTTTCAGGTCGAGCAGGATCACCTTGGGGCCGTCCGTGATCTTGCGGGTGGCATGGGCGCCCTCGCAGAAAACAAACTCGAGGGCCTCGGCGCCGTCGCGGGCGACGTGGATGCTGTTCGAGATCTTGGCCTGGCGCAGGGCACGCAACGCCAGCTCCAGGTCCTGCGGGCTGTCTTCGACGAGCAGCAGCTCGACGGCGTTGGTGGCGTTCATGCTTTGGTCTCCTTTTCCAGGTTGAAATAAAACGTCGCTCCGCAATCGACGGCGCCTTCGGCCCACACGCGTCCACCATGGCGCTGCACGATGCGCTGCACGATTGCGAGGCCGACGCCGGTGCCCTCGTATTCCTCCGCGCGGTGCAGCCGCTGGAAGACGCCGAAGAGCTTGCCGGCATAGCGCATGTCAAACCCGGTGCCGTTGTCGCGGACGAAAAAGGTCTCCACGCCGTTGATTGGCAGGCAGCCGATCTCGATCACCGCTTTTTCCCGCCGGCCCGTGTATTTCAGCGCGTTGGACAGGAGGTTAAGCCAGACCTGTTTCAGCAACGCCTGATCACCGCAACACGCGGGCAGGTCGCCGGTGCGGATTTCCACCGACCGTTCCGGCCACGGGGAGCCCAGCTCGGCGAGCACGCCACGCACCAGCCGGCCGGTGGCGATGCTCCGCTTGTCCAGCGCCTGGCGGCTGAGCCGGGAAAAGGACAGCAAATTGTCGATGAGCACGCCCATTTTCTGCGCTGACTCCCGGATGACCTGCAGCTGGCGCCGGCCGTCCTCCGACAACGCCGGCCCGTGATCCTCCAGCACCGCCTGCGAGAATCCGTCGACGGCCCGCAGCGGCGCGCGCAGATCGTGCGACACCGAATAGGAAAACGCCTCGAGCTCCTTGTTCGCCGCATCGAGTTGCGCGGTGCGCGCGGTCACACGACGTTCCAGGTCGTCGTTCAGCTGGCGGATTTTTTCCTCCGCCGCCTTTCGCTCGGTGATGTCGCGGACATTGCATTGGATCACCTTTTCCTCGCCGGATTGATACACGTTGCTGACAAACTCCACGGCAATGCGCCGGCCATCCGTCGTTTCCAGCGGCAGGTTGTCATAGCGGACATACCCGTCCTGTTGCAACCGCTCGAGCATGACCTGGTTTGACTCGATGTCCTTGAAGGGGCTGAGCTCCCCGACGGTTTTGCCGACCATGTCCCGGTGGGATGAACCCAGCAGGGCGATCAGGAAAGGGTTCACATCGGTGATGCGCCCCGTGACCAGCTCCAGCATCAGGATGCCGTCCTTCGCCGCTTCAAACAACCGGCGATAGCGCAGCTCGGAGGCGCGGAGGGCCTGTTCGCTGAGCTCGGCCTGTTGCGTCCGCCGCGCCGCGTCCCGGTGCAGCAGGCGGACTTCGAGCATATTGTGCACCCGGAGCAAGACCTCGGCGAGATCGATCGGCTTGCTGACGAAATCCTTCGCCCCGGCCTTCAGGGCGCGCAGCTTGTGATCCGGCTGGGCGGTGATGACGAGGACGGAAAGATAGCCGTCCGTTTCGATTTTCTTCAGACCCTCCATCACCTGGAATCCATCCAGGCCGGGCATCTGCAGATCGAGCAGGATCAAGTCGTAGCGGTGCTCGCGGTGAAGCGCGCAGACCGCGCGCGGATCCTGCGTGGAGGCGATGCAAGCGTAGCCGGCTTCGCGCAGCATCTGCTCCAGCAGGGAGATGTTGGCGGCCTGGTCGTCAACGATCAGGATGCTGGCCTTGAGAATGTCCGCGGGGGCGATCATGGCATTTGTCAGGCGTCCAGCGCGACCGACGTCTCGGCAAATTTCAGCGCGATGTTCAATGTGTCCATGAACTCGTTTACCTTGATGGGCTTGGTGAGATAGCGGAAGAATCCTGCTTCCAGCCCCTTCGCGATGTCGCGGGGCATGGCATTGGCGCTCAGGGCCACGATGGGGATGTGCGCGGTGGCGGGGTCTTCCTGCAGGATTTTCAGGGCCTTGATCCCGCTGAGGCCCGGCAGGTTGATGTCCATCAGGATCATCGTCGGGCGCGTGGTGCGGGCGAGTTCGATGCCCAGGGTTCCGTTCACCGCGGTGATCAGTTTTATGTCCGGGCGCAGCGCAATGAGCTGCTCGACCAATTCCATGTTGGCCGGGTTGTCTTCGACATAGAGCAGGGTGCGCCGCGGTCTGCCGGCCACTAGTTCCGGCTGGACCGGGGCCTCGGCTTCGCCGGGTGGGATTTCGAGTTGAGGCGCCGCCGCCGCGGGCAGATCGCACCAGAACACGCTGCCCATCCCGGGCGTGCTTTCCACGCCGAGGGTGCCCTCCATCAGCTCGGCCAGCCGCTTGGTCACCACCAGGCCGATGCCCGTGCCGGCCACGCTGCCGGCCTCCTGGCCCAGCCGGTTGAACGGCTGGAACAGCTGCTGCATCTTTTCCCGGGGCAGACCGGCGCCGGTGTCCTTGACGCTGATGCGGATGCGCTCCGGGGCGATCACGGCGCAGTCCACGACCACCGTGCCATGGTCCTTGTTGTATTTGATCGCGTTGGAAAGCAGGTTGATGACGATCTGCTTCAGGCGGGTCCGGTCGGCTCCGACAAAGACGGGGTGGTCGAATTGCGGGAAAGTCATGCCGATGCCGCGCTGTTGCGCCTGCGGCTCCATCATGGTCCGGCATTCGGCCATGACCTCGGACAACGACACCGATTCCTTCGACAGCAGCACCTGCCCGGACTCGATCACCGCGAGGTCGAGGATTTCATTGATCAGCTTCAGCAGATGCCATCCCGCCTGGAGGATCTGCGTGATGCGCGCCGCCTGGGCGGCCGTCGGCCGGGGGGCGGCCGACTCCATGAGCTGGGCAAAGCCGAGGATCGCATTGAGCGGGCTGCGCAGCTCGTGGCTCATGCTGGAAAGGAAATCGGACTTGGCGAGGTTGGCTTTCTCCGCCGCGGATTTGGCGCCCTCCAGCTCGACATTCGATTCCTGGAGCGCCTGCTCGAAGCGTTTCCGCTCCGTGACGTCGCGCGCGGCAGCGAACACGCCCTGCAGCCGCCGATCCCGGTCGTAGAACGTGGTCGCGTTGTAGGAGACGACGGTTTCCTTGCCGTCCCGGGCGCGCGCCGTGAGTTCGTAGTTCGTGACCTTCTTCTCGCTCAGCACGAGCTTGATGCCGGCCTCGGCCCGCTCCGGATCGGTGAAGTAGTTCTTGAACGGCGCGCCGATCAACTCGTCGCGCGTGCAGTCCGTGAGCGCTTCCATCTGCTTGTTCACGTCGGTGATGATGCCGGCCGGATCGGTGGTCATCAGCGCGTCGATGTTGGATTCGATGAGCGAGCGGGTGTAGAACTGCTGGTCGCGCAGGCGCTGATCGAGTTTCTTCTGCTCCTCCTCGACCTGTTTGCGCGCGGTGTTGTCGGTGCCGATCAGCAGGTAGCCGATGATTCCGCCCCGCTCGTCGCGCAGCGCCGTGACGGACACCACCGCCGCGAACCGGCTGCCGTCCTTGCGGATGTAGGTCAGCTCGTAGATGTCCTCGATCCCGCGCGAGGCCTTGAAGACCAGGGCCTCGAAGCCCGGGGTGATGGGGGTGCCGAGCTCGGCGCTGAGCGCCTTCGCGCGCGCGATCACCTCCTGGGGGTCGGAAATGTCCGCCGGCGTGATCTGGTTCATCACCTCGGCGGCCGTGTAGCCCAGCATGCGTTCGGCGCCGACGTTGAAGATCTGGATGACGCCTTTCGCGTCCGTGGCGATGCTGGAGAAGTTGGCGCTGTTGAAGATGGCGCTCTGCAGGGCCCCGGCCTTGAGCAGAGCCTCTTCCGCCTGCTTGCGGGCGCTGTTGTCGGTGCCGATCAGCAGGTAGCCGATGATCCCACCCTGCTCGTCGCGCAGCGCCGTGACCGACACGATGGCCGGGAAGCGGCTGCCGTCCTTGCGGATGTAGGTCAGCTCGTAGATGTCCTCGATGCCGCGCGAGGCCTTGAAGACCAGGGCCTCGAAGCCCGGCGTGATCGTGGTGGCCAGCTCCAGGCTGAGGGCCTTGGCGCGCGCGATGACTTCCTGGGGATCGGAGATATCGGCCGGGGTGATCCGGTTCAGGACATCGGCGGCCGTGTAGCCGAGCATGCGTTCGGCGCCGACATTGAAGATCTGGATGACGCCCTTCTCGTCGGTGGCGATACTGGAGAAATTGGCGCTGTTGAGGATGGCGTTCTGCAGCGCGCCCGCCTTCAGCAGGGCCTCCTCGCGGCGAACCTCGGTGATGACCTCCGCCGTGCCCGCCGAGAGACGTTCGGCATCGCGGGGCAGGGAAGGGGCATGGGCCATGGTTGGTTCGCTCCGTGCGGCGTCATCCACCCAGGCGCTGTTTGAGAAAGGCGACCAGTTCTGGCAATATAATGGGCTTGGCCAGAATGGGAAATTTTCCCCCCCGGCCATTACCGGCCGCCACTTCGCTTTTCGTGACGAGTGCCGTCAAAAACACGATCGGCACGGCGTTCAAGGCCGGGTCCGCCTGGAAACAAGCGGCCAGTTCCCCGCCGTCCAGGCCCGGCATTCTTACATCCAGCAGAATCAGGTGCGGCCGGAACTCCTTTGCCGTGGCCAACGCCAGCTTGGCGTTATTTTCCGTCTTTACCACGTAGTCGTTGGTCTGTTCCAGGCAGAGTTCCACCAGCAGGGTGTCGCTGGCGTTATCGTCCACGATCAGGATGCGCTTCTTCGCGGTTATCGGTGGGGGGTAGGCGGGCATCAGCATTCCCTTTGCGGGGAGTGTGAGCCTAACAGCTAAGGCCAACGGGGACTAGTTGGGTGAACACCCCCCGTAGCCTGGCGACCAGCTCAGGCTTCCTTGTCCGCGAGCCAGCGCTCGGCCTCGATGGCGGCCTGGCACCCCATGCCCGCGGCCGTGATGGCCTGGCGGTAATGGTGGTCGGCGCAGTCGCCGGCGACATACAGGCCGGGCGTCTTCGTCTTCACCTGGCTGTGGCCGGCGGGGATGAAATAGCCCTGGTCGTCCGTGTCTGCGGCGTCCTTGAACGCGGCGGTGTTCG
Proteins encoded in this region:
- a CDS encoding response regulator, encoding MNATNAVELLLVEDSPQDLELALRALRQAKISNSIHVARDGAEALEFVFCEGAHATRKITDGPKVILLDLKLPKVDGLEVLKRIKGDARTKMIPIVVLTSSKEQSDVVESYQLGVNSYIVKPVNFEQFTEAVRHLGLYWLLHNQPPKAGE
- a CDS encoding PAS domain-containing sensor histidine kinase, with translation MAHAPSLPRDAERLSAGTAEVITEVRREEALLKAGALQNAILNSANFSSIATDEKGVIQIFNVGAERMLGYTAADVLNRITPADISDPQEVIARAKALSLELATTITPGFEALVFKASRGIEDIYELTYIRKDGSRFPAIVSVTALRDEQGGIIGYLLIGTDNSARKQAEEALLKAGALQSAIFNSANFSSIATDAKGVIQIFNVGAERMLGYTAAEVMNQITPADISDPQEVIARAKALSAELGTPITPGFEALVFKASRGIEDIYELTYIRKDGSRFAAVVSVTALRDERGGIIGYLLIGTDNTARKQVEEEQKKLDQRLRDQQFYTRSLIESNIDALMTTDPAGIITDVNKQMEALTDCTRDELIGAPFKNYFTDPERAEAGIKLVLSEKKVTNYELTARARDGKETVVSYNATTFYDRDRRLQGVFAAARDVTERKRFEQALQESNVELEGAKSAAEKANLAKSDFLSSMSHELRSPLNAILGFAQLMESAAPRPTAAQAARITQILQAGWHLLKLINEILDLAVIESGQVLLSKESVSLSEVMAECRTMMEPQAQQRGIGMTFPQFDHPVFVGADRTRLKQIVINLLSNAIKYNKDHGTVVVDCAVIAPERIRISVKDTGAGLPREKMQQLFQPFNRLGQEAGSVAGTGIGLVVTKRLAELMEGTLGVESTPGMGSVFWCDLPAAAAPQLEIPPGEAEAPVQPELVAGRPRRTLLYVEDNPANMELVEQLIALRPDIKLITAVNGTLGIELARTTRPTMILMDINLPGLSGIKALKILQEDPATAHIPIVALSANAMPRDIAKGLEAGFFRYLTKPIKVNEFMDTLNIALKFAETSVALDA
- a CDS encoding response regulator, producing MPRPLKVLLAEDNPRDVELTLRELRRAGFEPEWHQVDTEAAYLAQLHDGLDLVLSDFHMPQFTGFRALELLQQRGLEVPFILVSGTIGEDTAVEAMRRGATDYLLKDRLSRLGSAVTHALTENRLRGERRKAEEALRQKTALFEALLDSSIDGLRIVDLQGRKILQNRRFSELLKIPREIADGDDDEKTRLFVAGMVRHPEPFLARARHLYAHPEESSVEEIEMADGSVFDLHSSPILSKEGKNYGRIWAFRDITANKAAVLALRESEQRFKLVARAVSDVVRDWDFPSNTLWWSDDFQTTFGFAPGDIEPGIESWTNRIHPDERNRVMDSVHHAIDARTDAWSGEYRFQRKDGSYAFVQDRGYILRDPAGHATRMVGGMRDLTEQKNMEAQHLRTQRIESIGTLAGGIAHDLNNVLAPIMMSIELLKLDPANDPRRRRILETIQASSQRGADLVRQVLTFARGVKGERIALHLHHLAGELRSVISQTFPRNIRIESEVPGNLWPVIGDSSQLHQVLLNLTVNARDAMPNGGTLTLAAVNVALDAGFAATNREAKPGPYVRLSVTDTGQGIPPGVRDRIFEPFFTTKELGQGTGLGLATVHTIVKSHGGFVQVESEVGRGTTFHVYLPADPALGNSPPPHPLAPDLPRGHGELVLVVDDEFSIRHITQKTLQAFGYRVLTAGDGAAAVSLYTKHAGEIAVVLTDMMMPVMDGAATIRALRRINPAVRIISVSGLDGGGDASRTTSDDGQYFLAKPYSAEILLRLIRKVLDQPAVSV
- a CDS encoding response regulator — protein: MPAYPPPITAKKRILIVDDNASDTLLVELCLEQTNDYVVKTENNAKLALATAKEFRPHLILLDVRMPGLDGGELAACFQADPALNAVPIVFLTALVTKSEVAAGNGRGGKFPILAKPIILPELVAFLKQRLGG
- a CDS encoding response regulator codes for the protein MIAPADILKASILIVDDQAANISLLEQMLREAGYACIASTQDPRAVCALHREHRYDLILLDLQMPGLDGFQVMEGLKKIETDGYLSVLVITAQPDHKLRALKAGAKDFVSKPIDLAEVLLRVHNMLEVRLLHRDAARRTQQAELSEQALRASELRYRRLFEAAKDGILMLELVTGRITDVNPFLIALLGSSHRDMVGKTVGELSPFKDIESNQVMLERLQQDGYVRYDNLPLETTDGRRIAVEFVSNVYQSGEEKVIQCNVRDITERKAAEEKIRQLNDDLERRVTARTAQLDAANKELEAFSYSVSHDLRAPLRAVDGFSQAVLEDHGPALSEDGRRQLQVIRESAQKMGVLIDNLLSFSRLSRQALDKRSIATGRLVRGVLAELGSPWPERSVEIRTGDLPACCGDQALLKQVWLNLLSNALKYTGRREKAVIEIGCLPINGVETFFVRDNGTGFDMRYAGKLFGVFQRLHRAEEYEGTGVGLAIVQRIVQRHGGRVWAEGAVDCGATFYFNLEKETKA